The proteins below come from a single Eucalyptus grandis isolate ANBG69807.140 chromosome 3, ASM1654582v1, whole genome shotgun sequence genomic window:
- the LOC104437280 gene encoding LOW QUALITY PROTEIN: ribosomal RNA small subunit methyltransferase H (The sequence of the model RefSeq protein was modified relative to this genomic sequence to represent the inferred CDS: deleted 3 bases in 2 codons): MATARALKLLTLSSPSLLRPPQLSWVRGGSVPFRSPPLVSRSRCVGARFLSSSKGDASVEETATRTTTKKKNKKKEKKEKGKGKVEGGNGGGGTAMEALLKRRTRSSRELDDETVQQLLGVSSHIPVLLGEVLDVFSGRKLRSFADCTVGAAGHSSAIIQAHPELQCYLGMDVDPMAHQMAKNKIDSLLHDDSSSTSSNLRGYFLLRNFRFIKSMVDEVGDKLMDSGFDGILMDLGVSSMQVNNAERGFSVLNDGPLDMRMDPQASLKAEDILNSWPESEVGRILREYGEESNWFSLQNKIVKSRLRGGLHSTGDLVSLIQNSTPRTKGRQGWIKTATRVFQALRIAVNDELKTLQDSLYSCFECLAPGGRLAVISFHSLEDRIVKQTFLDIIRGKRELEDGEISEEMKSDLTSTITNDNDKEVWIRQIIQGERGRILTKRPITPSEKEEKLNRRSRSAKLRVIEKI, encoded by the exons ATGGCGACCGCGAGAGCGCTGAAATTGCTGACGCTGTCGTCTCCTTCCCTGCTCAGACCTCCCCAGCTTTCGTGGGTGCGTGGTGGGTCGGTTCCGTTTCGCTCTCCGCCCCTCGTATCGCGGTCTCGCTGCGTCGGAGCCCGTTTCTTGAGCAGCAGCAAGGGCGACGCGTCGGTTGAGGAGACGGCGACGAGGACGActacgaagaagaagaataagaagaaggagaaaaaggagaaggggaaggggaaggtggAGGGTGGGAATGGGGGAGGAGGTACGGCGATGGAGGCGTTGCTGAAGCGGAGGACGCGTTCGTCGAGAGAGCtcgacgatgagacggtccagCAGCTGCTCGGCGTCAGTAGCCACATACCGGTGCTGCTCGGCGAGGTGCTGGACGTCTTCTCGGGCCGGAAGCTT CGGTCTTTCGCCGATTGCACCGTCGGTGCCGCCGGCCATTCTTCCGCT ATCATCCAGGCACACCCAGAATTGCAATGCTATCTTGGAATGGATGTTGATCCTATGGCACATCAAATGGCAAAGAACAAGATCGATTCTCTTTTGCATGATGATTCCTCATCCACGTCTTCAAACTTAAGAGGATATTTTCTTTTGAGGAACTTTAGATTTATAAAATCCATGGTTGATGAGGTTGGTGACAAGCTAATGGACTCTGGATTTGATGGCATCTTAATGGACTTGGGAGTGTCATCGATGCAG GTCAACAATGCTGAAAGAGGATTCAGTGTGCTAAATGATGGACCTCTTGATATGAGAATGGATCCTCAG GCAAGTTTGAAAGCAGAAGACATCTTAAACTCTTGGCCTGAATCTGAAGTTGGACGGATCTTGCGGGAGTATGGCGAAGAAAGCAATTGGTTCTCCTTGCAGAATAAGATTGTTAAATCCCGTTTGCGTGGTGGACTGCATTCCACTGGAGACCTCGTTAGTCTAATCCAAAATTCAACTCCCAGGACAAAAG GAAGACAAGGTTGGATTAAAACAGCAACTCGGGTATTTCAGGCTTTACGGATAGCAGTCAATGATGAGCTCAAGACGTTGCAAGACTCTCTCTATTCTTGTTTTGAGTGTCTTGCACCTGGTGGTAGGCTTGCTGTCATCTCCTTCCACAGTTTGGAGGACAGGATCGTGAAACAGACATTTCTTGACATCATAAGAGGCAAGAGAGAACTG GAAGATGGAGAGATAAGTGAAGAGATGAAGAGCGATCTTACAAGTACCATCACTAATGACAATGACAAGGAAGTGTGGATTAGACAGATAATACAAGGGGAAAGGGGTAGGATTTTAACCAAGAGACCGATCACTCCAtctgagaaggaagagaagttgaATCGCCGGAGCAGGAGTGCTAAACTCAGGGTGATTGAGAAGATCTAA